The segment AACGCGATCAGCGTCAACTCGACCATCTTCCAGCTGGGCGGCTTGATTGGTCCTGCCCTCGCTGGGCTGCTGTTGACGGCAGTCGGCGCCGGCTGGGCCTTCGCCGCGAATGCGGTCGCTTGCTGTTCCACGGTCACCATGCTGATCATGCTCCGCAAGAACGAACTTTATGTCAGCACGCCCGTGCCAAAACGCAAGGGAATGCTGCAGGAAGGCCTGCGATACGCCCTCAGCAAGCCCACCATCTACTGGCCGTGGCTCATGGCGGGCTTTGTGGCGGTCTTCGCGATGAGCCTGCCCGTGCTGTTGGCCGCTTTCGCGGACCACATCTACCACGCGGGTGCCGGCGGCTACGGCTTGCTGAACGCCATGGTTGCCCTGGGCGCGCTCGCCGGAGCCATCACTTCGGCCCGCCGCCGCCAATTGCGTTTGCGTTCAGTGGTGCTGTGCGCCGGGATGTACGGCTTGATGCTGTGCCTGGCGGCGTTGGCACCGTCCATGGTCTGGCTCTCCATCGCTATGGTTCTCTCCGGATTCTGGTGCCTTATGTTCCTGACCGCCGCCAACCAGCTGGTCCAGGTCAGCGCCAACGTGAGCATACGCGGCCGCGTCATGAGCCTCTACATCATGGTGCTCATTGGCGGCCAAGCCATCGGTGGACCCACGATGGGCTGGATCGCCGAGCACCTGAACCCGCACGCAGCGCTCTTGGTGTCAGGCGGGGTGCCCGC is part of the Arthrobacter methylotrophus genome and harbors:
- a CDS encoding MFS transporter, whose translation is MAPPPPSAANVSQPSVDSLAAGSRMAHAAGPDTVTQPIALVSERLPWRHTFISLKVPNFRIFAMGHFVAVIALWMQRIAQDWLVLQLSGSVTAVGITVALQFTPSLFLGPWGGMMADRFPKRRILILCQSVAACLAAVLAILALSHHIEVWHVYMIAFVLGLVTVLDQPARQVFVNELVGPKYLRNAISVNSTIFQLGGLIGPALAGLLLTAVGAGWAFAANAVACCSTVTMLIMLRKNELYVSTPVPKRKGMLQEGLRYALSKPTIYWPWLMAGFVAVFAMSLPVLLAAFADHIYHAGAGGYGLLNAMVALGALAGAITSARRRQLRLRSVVLCAGMYGLMLCLAALAPSMVWLSIAMVLSGFWCLMFLTAANQLVQVSANVSIRGRVMSLYIMVLIGGQAIGGPTMGWIAEHLNPHAALLVSGGVPALAAVTVAVVLARRSELRLKVNVRDRRRMVRIVAQSA